The following coding sequences lie in one Vitis vinifera cultivar Pinot Noir 40024 chromosome 19, ASM3070453v1 genomic window:
- the LOC104877735 gene encoding F-box/LRR-repeat protein At4g14096-like produces MAEVMDSKFEQRRDRISNLPDALLCHILSFLPTKFALGTSILSKRWRYLWKSVPILDFDDDLLLNRNAATPAELEERTIMFLNFVDRVLFHSDVSSVQKFRLLYYGSRLDSVYSWICTALGRRVQELDLNFLMLHGDIELPPMFFISKTLVVVKLWHAIFLDIPSTVWLPNAFSSLDEEEEQEYEVVVDAPNLEYFTITDYVSKKHLVNNISSLIKAFIDIGPDSEEFEESSHNGHMSYRGRISELLRRISNV; encoded by the exons ATGGCGGAAGTAATGGATTCAAAGTTTGAACAACGCAGAGATAGAATCAGCAACCTACCAGATGCGCTTCTTTGTCACATCCTTTCATTTCTTCCCACTAAATTTGCTTTGGGAACTAGTATCCTGTCAAAAAGATGGAGGTACCTTTGGAAATCTGTCCCGATTCTCgactttgatgatgatttactGCTGAATCGAAATGCGGCCACGCCTGCTGAACTTGAAGAAAGAACAATtatgtttttgaattttgtggACAGAGTATTGTTTCACAGTGATGTCTCATCTGTTCAAAAGTTCCGTCTCCTTTACTATGGTAGTCGTCTGGACTCTGTTTATTCGTGGATCTGCACTGCGCTTGGCCGTCGAGTTCAAGAGCTTGATCTCAACTTCCTTATGCTACACGGGGATATTGAATTGCCTCCCATGTTTTTCATTTCCAAAACATTAGTGGTTGTGAAACTCTGGCATGCGATCTTTCTTGATATCCCTTCTACAGTTTGGCTTCCAA ATGCATTTTCGAGCttagatgaagaagaagaacaggAGTACGAAGTTGTTGTTGATGCCCCAAATCTTGAATACTTTACTATCACAGATTATGTATCAAAGAAGCATTTGGTGAACAATATATCTTCCTTGATTAAAGCATTTATTGATATTGGGCCAGATagtgaagaatttgaagaaagttCACATAATGGTCATATGTCTTACCGTGGTCGTATATCCGAGCTTCTTAGAAGGATTTCAAATGTTTAG